The following coding sequences are from one Strix uralensis isolate ZFMK-TIS-50842 chromosome 6, bStrUra1, whole genome shotgun sequence window:
- the SGO2 gene encoding shugoshin 2 has protein sequence MMDKRVTAKPSTIFTSDAVKGHMKKKDGASHAAKWNAALASKIRTKLINNSSMFKVSLKQNNKALAVALSVEKENSRKLKSEKIFLQKEVEKIQLHNILLRQKLNCLNKTLKEIEAFLNDNLLTAIEISSLSENLQSPLPLAAGPSSPTDSQFENRCQSARSVELPVKLPLIATANAKQQDRPSVCEIPNSYKCTTILSKKMHSDQFKLALSLPSGTNNQKLIEIDPVEASIDNIFLKENQLSTELTCNSTFLTHDKNTQSLRQSEELTKQYNDSSLPFCGNVTERKKRAVLHKSKTQPNRKNFDKNCSSDNLPHHGINSGSNTNDMNLQESSSDLSRIIPSALKFSNKSKIDFKKLLFTDKMKPEETVYDADMELTASDAGELLTVTTKDKDKLHQNTNSSANSDKILASFRKVKYSKKNKEKIKSKTEVSSNLYAEERHTRADNSEISKTTDSQNQLFQSQTEQLPTGSSAGKQSLLNTSKYYQAQNCPSKAEDTRRTYQVNLSPRKQETNKETFSEMFEDMESKIQKADSNPSVNKIPPEVYCAENSPFQENTSNVLPLQWDFLHADEKHSRPEKPEKTFQNPSKMNTAKYCREENGQYGECISKKSETEVHQHDSKRKQDEKNIIKRKCNKKNSCRQSGETESDSIHKITQKVDQKSSHFSPGRLKHTLSKASQKACIIPKENLTQFSLCKNEELKNKDALLGNKITETQQMQVALVTQNGVAMNTPQAKEQVDDGANMFKEVDSSSVAHKSPHISNSPDNWVKLKQRLSSDVTEIRPEKNYFRHIDQGRQKILDDQEVPHEIDSFISKLKPTVQKPEFSKFLPVKCSENMPLNIDSFFQEGLSNVELPALDNHSVSMNFSLLKNSEIYGENDHNKALDAGKVEQKLDHISKETYKKTLTPCHGKKALQDLTNTDIQSRTSLPKSPKTLEENSGAPSRRGRATVCYKEPSLNRKLRRGDQFTDTQFLDSPVCRVKNKRNFKSKSKFI, from the exons ATGATGGATAAACGAGTAACTGCTAAACCATCTACCATTTTCACCTCCGATGCTGTTAAAGGACATATGAAGAAGAAAGATGGAGCATCACATGCTGCAAAATGGAATGCTGCCTTAGCATCTAAAATCAGAACTAAATTAATAA aTAACTCATCTATGTTTAAagtatctttaaaacaaaataacaaagcatTAGCTGTGGCTTTGAGtgtggagaaagaaaattctCGGAAGCTGAAGAGTgagaagatttttcttcagaaggaagTAGAAAAGATTCAGCTTCATAATATCTTGCTTCGTCAAAAGCTAAACTGTTTG AATAAAACTCTTAAAGAAATAGAAGCATTTTTGAATGATAACCTCTTAACTGCAATAGAAATAAGCAGTCTTTCTGAG AACCTTCAGAgtcctcttcctctggcagctggTCCAAGTAGCCCTACTGACAGCCAGTTTGAGAATAGATGTCAGTCTGCTAG ATCTGTAGAATTGCCAGTGAAGCTTCCTTTAATTGCAACAGCTAATGCAAAACAGCAAGACAGACCTTCTGTGTGTGAAATACCAAATTCTTATAAGTGTACCACTATTTTGTCAAAGAAAATGCATTCAGATCAATTCAAGTTAGCATTATCATTGCCTTCTGGTACAAATAATCAAAAGTTAATTGAAATAGACCCGGTGGAAGCATCCAttgacaatatatttttaaaag aaaatcAATTATCCACAGAACTAACTTGCAATAGTACCTTCCTGACTCATGACAAAAATACACAATCTTTAAGACAGTCTGAGGAGCTTACAAAACAATATAATGATAGTTCGTTGCCGTTCTGTGGAAAtgtgactgaaagaaaaaaacgtGCAGTACTTCATAAGTCAAAAACTCAACCTAATAGAAAGAATTTTGATAAAAACTGTAGCTCAGATAATCTGCCTCATCATGGTATCAACAGCGGCAGCAACACCAATGACATGAATTTGCAGGAAAGTTCAAGTGACTTGTCTCGCATTATTCCTTCAGCTCTTAAATTTAGCAATAAAAGTAAGATAGATTTTAAGAAACTGCTTTTTACTGACAAGATGAAGCCTGAAGAAACTGTTTATGATGCTGATATGGAGTTGACTGCAAGTGATGCAGGTGAACTACTCACAGTTACAACGAAAGACAAAGATAAATTACACCAAAATACAAATAGTAGTGCCAATTCTGATAAAATATTAGCAAgtttcagaaaagtaaaatattctaagaagaataaagagaaaattaaaagcaagactGAAGTCAGTTCAAATCTGTATGCAGAAGAAAGGCACACTAGGGCTGACAACAGTGAGATTTCAAAAACTACTGACTCTCAGAATCAACTGTTCCAAAGTCAGACAGAACAGCTACCTACAGGAAGTTCTGCAGGGAAACAGAGTTTGCTAAATACCAGCAAATATTATCAAGCACAGAATTGTCCAAGTAAAGCTGAAGATACTAGGAGGACATACCAGGTTAACTTAAGTCCAAGAAAACAGGAGACAAACAAAGAAACTTTCTCAGAAATGTTTGAAGACatggaaagcaaaatacaaaaagcAGACTCAAACCCATCTGTTAATAAGATCCCACCAGAAGTTTATTGTGCTGAAAATTCACCATTCCAAGAAAACACTTCTAATGTATTGCCTTTACAATGGGACTTTCTGCATGCAGATGAGAAACATAGCAGACCAGAAAAACCCGAGAAAACTTTTCAAAACCCTTCTAAAATGAACACAGCAAAATACTGCAGAGAGGAGAATGGGCAGTATGGAGAATGTATTTCAAAAAAGTCTGAAACAGAGGTACACCAACATGACAGCAAGAGAAAACAGGACGAGAAGAATATTATCAagagaaaatgcaacaaaaaaaatagttgcagACAAAGTGGAGAAACTGAAAGTGACAGCATTCATAAAATTACTCAGAAAGTAGACCAAAAGAGTAGCCATTTTTCACCAGGCAGATTAAAACATACATTGTCAAAGGCTAGCCAGAAAGCATGTATAATACCAAAAGAAAATCTAACGCAGTTCTCACTTTGcaaaaatgaagaattaaaaaataaagatgcattgcttggaaataaaataactgaaactCAGCAAATGCAGGTAGCTTTAGTTACTCAGAATGGTGTAGCTATGAATACACCACAAGCTAAAGAACAAGTTGATGATGGTGCTAATATGTTTAAGGAAGTAGATTCCTCATCGGTGGCACATAAAAGCCCTCACATTAGTAATTCTCCTGATAATTGGGTAAAGCTCAAACAGAGGCTTAGTTCTGATGTTACTGAGatcagaccagaaaaaaattatttcaggcaTATTGATCAGGGAAGGCAGAAAATTTTGGATGACCAGGAAGTCCCTCATGAGATAGATTCCTTTATCAGCAAGTTAAAGCCTACGGTTCAAAAACCAGAATTTTCAAAATTCTTGCCTGTCAAGTGTTCTGAGAATATGCCATTAAATATAGATAGCTTTTTCCAGGAGGGTCTTTCCAATGTGGAGCTCCCAGCTCTTGATAACCACAGTGTTTCCATGAACTTCTCTTTACTGAAAAACTCTGAAATCTATGGGGAAAATGATCATAATAAAGCACTGGATGCTGGAAAAGTAGAACAAAAACTGGATCACATTTCTAAAGAGACTTACAAAAAGACTCTGACACCTTGTCATG GCAAAAAGGCTTTGCAAGATCTGACAAATACTGATATACAGTCTCGTACTTCCTTACCTAAATCCCCCAAAACTTTAGAAGAAAACTCAGGAGCACCATCTAGACGAGGAAGAGCCACTGTTTGCTACAAAGAACCCAGTCTAAACCG CAAACTAAGGCGTGGGGATCAGTTTACAGATACACAATTTCTGGATTCCCCAGTCTgtagagttaaaaataaaagaaattttaaaagtaaatcaaAATTTATTTGA